A genomic segment from Pseudomonas sp. S09G 359 encodes:
- a CDS encoding ABC transporter ATP-binding protein, whose amino-acid sequence MTLAVQFTHVSRQFGEVKAVDRVSIDIQDGEFFSMLGPSGSGKTTCLRLIAGFEQPSAGSIRIHGEEAAGLPPYQRDVNTVFQDYALFPHMNVRDNVAYGLKVKGVAKAERLNRAEEALAMVALGGYGDRKPVQLSGGQRQRVALARALVNRPRVLLLDEPLGALDLKLREQMQSELKKLQRQLGITFIFVTHDQTEALSMSDRVAVFNKGRIEQVDTPRNLYMKPATAFVAEFVGTSNVIRGELAQRLSGSAQPFSIRPEHVRFAEGPLGADQVEVTGVLHDIQYQGSATRYELKLDNGQALNISQANNQWLDISSGHAVGQPITARWAREAMTALTDSAGEV is encoded by the coding sequence ATGACGCTTGCAGTCCAATTCACCCACGTTTCCCGTCAGTTCGGCGAAGTGAAAGCCGTTGACCGGGTTTCCATCGATATCCAGGACGGCGAGTTCTTTTCCATGCTCGGCCCTTCCGGTTCGGGCAAAACCACCTGCCTGCGCCTGATCGCCGGGTTCGAGCAACCGAGCGCGGGCTCGATCCGTATTCATGGCGAGGAAGCCGCCGGCTTGCCGCCGTATCAGCGTGACGTGAACACCGTGTTCCAGGATTACGCGCTGTTCCCCCATATGAATGTGCGCGACAACGTGGCCTATGGCCTCAAGGTCAAGGGCGTGGCCAAGGCCGAACGCCTCAATCGCGCCGAAGAGGCATTGGCCATGGTCGCCCTCGGCGGTTACGGCGACCGTAAGCCGGTACAGCTCTCCGGCGGCCAGCGCCAACGCGTGGCCCTGGCCCGCGCGCTGGTGAACCGCCCACGCGTACTGCTGCTGGATGAGCCCCTCGGCGCCCTCGACCTCAAACTGCGCGAGCAGATGCAAAGCGAGCTGAAAAAGCTGCAACGCCAGCTCGGCATCACCTTTATCTTCGTGACCCACGACCAGACCGAAGCGCTGTCGATGTCCGACCGCGTGGCGGTGTTCAACAAGGGCCGCATCGAACAGGTGGACACACCCCGCAACCTGTACATGAAGCCCGCCACCGCGTTCGTCGCCGAATTCGTCGGCACCTCCAACGTGATTCGCGGCGAACTGGCCCAACGCCTCAGCGGCAGCGCGCAACCGTTCTCGATCCGCCCGGAACACGTGCGTTTCGCCGAAGGCCCACTGGGCGCCGATCAAGTCGAAGTGACCGGTGTGCTGCATGACATCCAGTACCAGGGCAGCGCCACCCGCTATGAACTCAAACTGGACAACGGCCAGGCGCTGAACATCAGCCAGGCCAACAACCAGTGGCTGGATATCAGCAGCGGCCACGCGGTGGGCCAGCCGATCACCGCACGCTGGGCGCGCGAGGCCATGACCGCCCTCACCGACAGCGCAGGCGAGGTGTGA
- the ydcS gene encoding putative ABC transporter substrate-binding protein YdcS: MSAHKTALLSALTTALLASVSIQAAEPLKAVGAGEGQLDIVAWPGYIERGESDKAYDWVSGFEKETGCKVNVKTAATSDEMVSLMAKGGYDLVTASGDASLRLIVGKRVQPINTSLIPNWKNIDPRLKDAPWYVVGQQTYGTPYQWGPNVLMYNTNVFKTAPTSWNVLFDAQNLPDGKPNKGRVQAYDGPIYIADAALYLKSTKPELGIQSPYELTETQYKAVLELLRAQQPLIHRYWHDTTVQMSDFKNEGVVASSAWPYQVNGLVNEKQPIASTIPKEGATGWADTTMLHSEAKHPNCAYKWMDWSLQPKVQGDVAAWFGSLPAVPAACKESELLGAEGCKTNGFDQFEKIAFWKTPQAEGGKFVPYSRWTQDYIAIMGGR; encoded by the coding sequence ATGTCTGCGCACAAGACCGCATTGCTCAGTGCATTGACCACCGCGCTGCTGGCCAGCGTCAGTATCCAGGCCGCCGAACCGCTCAAGGCGGTGGGCGCTGGTGAAGGCCAGCTGGATATCGTCGCCTGGCCCGGTTATATCGAACGTGGCGAAAGCGATAAGGCCTACGACTGGGTCAGCGGTTTCGAGAAGGAAACCGGCTGCAAGGTCAATGTGAAAACCGCCGCCACTTCTGACGAAATGGTCAGCCTGATGGCCAAGGGCGGCTATGACCTGGTGACCGCCTCCGGCGATGCGTCGCTGCGGTTGATCGTCGGCAAGCGTGTGCAGCCGATCAACACGTCGTTGATCCCCAACTGGAAAAACATCGACCCGCGCCTGAAAGACGCGCCGTGGTATGTGGTCGGCCAGCAAACCTACGGCACCCCGTACCAATGGGGCCCGAACGTATTGATGTACAACACCAATGTGTTCAAGACCGCGCCCACCAGCTGGAACGTGCTGTTCGACGCGCAGAACCTGCCCGACGGCAAGCCGAACAAAGGCCGCGTGCAAGCCTATGACGGCCCGATCTACATCGCCGATGCGGCGCTGTACCTCAAGAGCACCAAGCCGGAACTGGGCATCCAGAGCCCGTACGAGCTGACCGAAACCCAATACAAGGCGGTGCTTGAACTGTTGCGCGCCCAGCAACCGTTGATCCACCGCTACTGGCACGACACCACCGTGCAAATGAGTGACTTCAAGAACGAAGGCGTGGTGGCGTCCAGCGCGTGGCCGTATCAGGTCAACGGCCTGGTCAACGAGAAGCAGCCGATTGCGTCGACAATCCCGAAAGAAGGTGCCACCGGCTGGGCCGACACCACCATGTTGCACAGCGAGGCCAAGCACCCCAACTGCGCCTACAAGTGGATGGACTGGTCGCTGCAGCCGAAAGTCCAGGGCGATGTCGCCGCCTGGTTCGGCTCGCTGCCGGCGGTGCCTGCGGCCTGTAAGGAAAGCGAACTGCTCGGCGCCGAAGGCTGCAAGACCAACGGGTTCGACCAGTTCGAGAAGATCGCCTTCTGGAAAACCCCGCAGGCTGAAGGCGGCAAGTTCGTGCCTTACAGCCGCTGGACCCAGGATTACATCGCGATCATGGGTGGCAGGTAA